The Topomyia yanbarensis strain Yona2022 chromosome 3, ASM3024719v1, whole genome shotgun sequence nucleotide sequence TGGAAAGGCATTTTATATACGCAGTACGCTGAATAGGCATACGGTTACTCACTCGAGtgagaaacaaatgaaatgtAAAGTTTGTGACAAACTATTCGCTACGTCCTGGAATTTCGCGATCCAGAATGGTATAGACATGAACACGAATGAATTTTCTGACTGTAGCAAACATGGGACCCTTCGCCTCATTAGTACAGAATGTGATATATGTGGAAAAGAATATCGTAAGCTCAAAGATCTAAACGTACATAAGAAAAGCCACAATGTAAGATCGCACAAATGCGACGTGTGTGAGAAAGCATTCACCAGCATCGGACCGCTCAATCAACATAAGAAAATTCACTCGAATGAAAAATTATATGTATGTGAATTGTGTGGAAAGAGATTTCGCATCCAGAGGTTGCTCACAGCTCATACGCTTATTCATACCAACGAGAAACCATTCAAGTGTGAAGTGTGTGAAAAGTCCTTTTATATGCAGTATCAACTCAAATCCCATAAGCGTGTGCACACAGAGCAACTGAAGTACGAATGTGAAGTGTGTGGTAAGAACTTTGCGTTTTCACATGGCTTGGAAAACCACTGGACTATTCACACAGACGAAAAGCCGTACGCATGTGAAATATGTGGAAAAaagtttcgcctcaaaacttCCCTAAAGAATCACATGTATACTCACTCAAAAGAAAAACCGCACAAATGTGACGTGTGTGGAAAAGGATTTGGCCTCAAAAATGACCTCAAAATTCATATGTATATTCACACAAATCAAAAACCGTTCAAATGTGAAGTTTGTGGCGCAGAATTTCGCCTGAAAATTGTCCTGAAAAGACATATGAATGTTCACGCATATCCAAACCCGCACAAAAACGAAGTATGCGGAAAAGAATTTCGCGAAAATCAGGTTCTGCAAACCCATATTAGAAATGGTCATACGAACAAAACACCGCCCAAATGTGATGTATGTGGAAAAGAATTTCGCGACAATAGTGCCCTCAAAAGGCACACCATTGTTCACACGAAGGAAAAACCGTACAAATGTGACGTTTGTGGGAAAAAGTTTCGTGATAAGTACTTCCTCAAAACCCATCTGTATATTCACACAAATGATGAACCGCACCATTGTGAAGTATGTGGTAAAAAATTTTGTCGCGGGTATCTCCTCAAATCCCATATGTATGTTCACACAAACGAGAAACCGTTCAAATGTCATGTGTGTGGAAAAGAATATCGCGTAAAAAGGAGTCTCAAGAAACACAGTTGTTCTAACAATCGAAAAGAGGAACAAATGTGAAGCTGGTGGAAGAGAATGTTATGAAAAGTACTTGAAAGCCAGTCTACATATTCACACGAATGAAGAACCTCGCAAATCTGAAGTGGGTttaaaataaatgcaaaaattgtGAGGAATAAAGCCTAGACGTATGAGGCATACCGTAAAGAGTCCAACCatagaataaatttaatttattttaggcTTGGTGAATACCGGCTTTCCATGTCTCATCAGTGTTTGTATTTGTTATCTGATCACAAGGCCATCTGCGATTAATTGTTCTACGTATACAACTATGAAGCGAATGAGTAAATGGACGAAGACAACATTTGGGATAAATTTTTACGTTTCATAACGCAGAAGCTATCATCAACTTATCTCCACCAGTGTTCTGGTGGTTTTTTCGTTGAAACATTCCTCCAGATTTGCCATGAATAATTCACATAGAAATGAAGAGAGCGGTCTGCCCATTGCAGCGCCTTTAGTTTGTTTATAGAAGACCccaaaatgagaaaaaaaatttcttccatGCAAAGGCGTGTGTTTCCTAAAGCTCTTTCTTTGCTTTTCCACGGATTATTACCGTTTTGCTAGTCACCAATCGTCTAGAAGGGTATTTTTTCTTGGGGGAATTAGGCGGCAGCTTTTTGTAATCTTTTTAATAAAATGCTATTTAATAGAGTAAGAAAAAaagcctgttttaatccacccagtggtacaattgtgcctttctcatttgtccaaactatgattctctggccggttatgttcaatatattgGTGTAAATGTAAATTACTTATCCGTgggatttgcacatacatacaatgggtCGACTGTCACGAACTTAAGATGTTGACGCTGAAACAGAGCTGAAACGCTTGAATTCAGTGTTGGATCCAGGAGGAGGCCCCCGGGGggtttcaacttgttaagaaattttaaactagttttaattttaaaatagtttcacactcaaaatcattccaaactaaACTATTAACCGGTTTTTATTACATGCGGATGTTGCGTAATGTGTtcaattcaaaatcaaaatttcggacccaCTAGGAAATTTTATTCTGGATCCGCCGCAGCTTGAGATAAAAATATACAATATTTAATTAGTTTAACCCCtccatgcccatgttgtttgtggacaagaaagtttttaaacagctataatttttgattgaggcgaaatttgctcacaaaaacaagtaaggctaataaatgtggaTATTGTCTTTCATTTCAGCAATAACAGttgcaaggatcagctctagaactgaagttattgcaataagTCGATGGAGctgtgctgccaggaacagtttacgttgacgacggaaaatgaatgtttcgtataacttcgttatggtgtaatattattgaaaactgataaaacttatcaatttaatctggctttggctacgttttccacgcaattggactgttggaaatattctaggagaattgtattgaacattggAAGGTataaattgagcagcttctagcactgcaagggaatgCCCTATtcttatgaaaaaaggtttttcgtgtttcttgatcccattgttttcaaagaaaaatagttttgagaccctacatgcactagaaaaaagttggacatgaaagggttaataagttttgcatcattttgatatcatggtaatgccagtttatatgagaatagacctttcttgtcAAACCTGACCCCCCTTTTTCTTATTTAATATCGATAGCTTTCATAATTTTATAAACATTTCCGTTTAAATGAGGCTTTTAGGAAGATTCCTGGATTTTTCatggaattttaaaaattgcaaattgcaagaatgttgaatatttttttcaccaaagCAAGAATGGTGAGTCGCAAAATATGCGTTTCGGCAGCACTGTTCAGTATATTTTGTATCATTTTATCGGGAACACtgtaaatgaagtggtgaatttCGGTACTACATTCATTCACAACTGAGTGAACTTCGCTCTGTCAAAATGGCTTTTTATAAACAAAGTCtgcatgaaaatgtttaacctcacttttctgacagtttccATGGACTGATTCCACTCAGCACAAGGAACTCGGTTCGAATTGCTTTTAGATTCTAATactatgtaaacaagctcgccgACTCATTTACTCATTTTTTGAGCATTTTTACTCAGATGACTTCATCTTGTAATATTCCATTGCCATCAACCAAGCCAACGGATAAAACTCAGCTAAGTCCTTTTTAGATGAACCTACGAAACATAATGTTCTACGCTAAGTGGTAGGATAACTGCGATTTGGACGATTTCACGATTCAAGCTGCCGTCAAAAACTGGTCGTTCACCGTTGTCAACTATTGCAGCAAATCAAAAAACGAGGTCGAATTTCAGCTGAAAATGAACCGGAActctggctggttctagttagtataccggctccagtgacacaaccgattccaatttgaatcggttgtgtcgctGGTGTCGCAATACTAagtggaaccagccagaattccggctgaACATAACTGGGTAGAGTTCTTCAGAGTAAATTGACTAAGGTTCAGACTTCCTTAAGGCGGAGATGTTGCGACGGGTTGAAACATTTTCCAATCAGGGAGGAGGCAATAATAGAAGTAGCAGCATTAAAATTCATATCCTAATCTTTCCAGACTGGCACCTGCCTGCCTGCAGTATGGGTTAACCATCCCTACGGTTAAATAAATGGTCTTCTGATTAAACCAACTCCCGCAACGAAATGAGACCATCTTTGCCCAGAAAGCACAAAGCTACGATTTACACGATACGTCAGGCTCGTCACCGGTACAGCACGTCAACGATACGACAAAATAGTTACATgtagttaaatggaggcatacACACACAACTTCAACGATTCGGAAAGCCTTGACGCACGTAATGTGTGAATGCGCGTTCAACTTAACCTGACGAAACGGGGGCAGGCCGTAGATGTTCTGTCCTGTTGACGGAAGTTGATGTATCGTCTAAATCGGGTAAAATATCTTTATTAACCATAAGTGTTATCTTTGAAAGTGACCTCAGAATGTGGAAGTGGTCTATTGAGGAGGTCGGGAGGGCCTATTTGACCTTTTTAATGCTTTATGTTCTTCATAACTGTCAGTCTGCAAATAAATACAAAATTTGATTATTCGTAATATTTCTTATTTGGACAAACGGTGTAGGTTTCGAGGTACTAATAAATATTTGCCGTGTGctgtattatattatataattatAATTTTGCAGAAGGTAGGCACCGTTAGCCAACCTTGATATATATCAagcactattttttttttgtataaatcAGCGGTTGCCCCGAGCATTGATACAATTTGCTAACAAGCAATTGTATGGCAGTGAACTTATGTATCTCCGAAAGCGCAGTTTTGTTGTCCAGTTTCGACAGTTGAACGGACGAAAAAATACACTGGTTGAAATTGGTGTTATACCAAATTATAAGCTTCAATCACAACAGTTACACAAGATGTGTCTTCGCAGGAAGTAGCCCTTGGTTTAGATTCGCAAACACCTATCATCATATTTCCGAAGGAACGTTGGCATACCCCAAGGTTAGGTTCTCTGGTGCAAATACGCCCGCTATGATGACGATGAGGACGATAACCCTTGAAGCGAAAGTTGTGCAATGGGTGCCGGACGATGATTCGTGCTTTATGCTTTAATTCGGGCAGAACTCTAATATGTGTAGCAGTGACTAGCAGTAGAAGATAATTATTTAGGGGAACTGCCTGGCACTTGAAGAGTCGAATTACGTCCAGACCTTTTATGTGTGAGTGACTACAGTCTTCTAAAATTTGTGATGTTCCAGCCTGCATACTGATGAGTCCTTCATTGATGATGGTGGCAGGTCTTCTTCATCCTGATCTTCGACAATACTGAATACTGGAGTAACGTTGTGGTAGTATTTGCTGTTGCGCCCAATTAATGAGACGTGTTTTTCATTAGCACTACCGGCGGATTTGGGTTCGACTTGCTGAGAATTTCCTTTCCCGATCGCAGTAAGTGCACTTGTATGGTCTAAGGGTGGAAGAAGGAAGGAAATATTACTTGTAACACATCTTGTGATGAATCAGTTCTCACATGTCTCCGGTATGAGTCCTCATGTGTACAATGAGCTTGTGTGACCTCGTGAACCCTACGATAGAAAAAAAGGTAAATTTAAATTTCCCCGCCCTTTGCGACAATCTGATAAGACATGTGATTCGTGTACTAACCTGCTCCACAAACCTTACAAATATACGGCTTTTTACCAGTATGTGTCCTGTGATAATACTGCAAATCCAAGGAACGAGGAAAACTCTACAACAATAACTTTTAATAAAACATTGAACGAAAATGTATTCCGCGCCTCGAATGATTTCTTACTTTATCGCAAAAATCGCACTTGTGCAGCCGCTCTCCGGTGTGCCTTCGCATGTGCACCGTCAGATTCGAAGACTTGGAGAAAGCTCGCCCGCACAGGGTCCTGCTTCGGTATCGCATCCGCAGGATCGCGGTAGTGTATTTTCATGTGTGTCCGCAGATTGTCCTTTCGGTTGAACGCCTTACTGCACTCTGTGCACTTGAATTTCTTCTCATCCGGAATGTGAATGCTCATGTGGCGATCCAGGTGCTGCCGACGGAAAAAACTCTTGTTGCAAATTTGACAGATGACTTTTTTCTTCCGATTCGTCATCTGATCGCTGCAGCAAAGGCTTCTTGGGTTTTGCTGAGCGTGCTCATTCATGCTAGTTTGCCACATGAATCTTTCATTACAGAACGGGCAGATTTTCTTGTCTTGATTCTCGCATTGGTGCTTCAGGTGACGCATCAGCAGTTCCCTATTCGGGAAACCACTTGAACAGTGCGAATGATTTTAATGCTGGTAAAACTTTTCCGGCACACCTCACACGAATGTTCTCTTCGAATAATTCCTTCTATCGCCGGTTCTCCTTCCTCCTGTTCCGAATCTGAATCGCTCCACCGTCCGGTCCACTATCCTACTGCGATGTGATGACTATAGAGTGACAGCTGCTGCTAATCCAAGACCAAGATGgttacaggtgtgcacatttttttctgtgtgtgagtgcggttgtcatttttctttgattaagccgaaaaaacaagaggatatgaagaagaaaagcacaaacaaatgacgtagtgggcctttctgttgccataagttttctttcggttcggtcatagttaatttaatcggtttgttcgaagtaaaaagtgtccctaagtgttctaataggtagatccgaggtgaagctcggctttttctcacttttcatcgtgcgccaaacaATCAGGATGTTCGTTCGTtcacttcaagggccccggccgccatgcttaattttgcaagtattaaactaatacactcaaaagtgtcaaatgttcccacctttctcccaTCTTGATCCAAGACTATTCAGTTTGAGCACTGATGTTTTTGACAGTGTTGAATGAATTATTGTATCGCGGTTGCCAGATCGATTTATGCAATAGCATGCGTATGAAGCTGAAAAGTCTGCAAACTACTGCAAGATATTTGAGGGTGGGAAGTAGtgcaatgattttttaaataatacaaaatgttaAATACTTGTTGAAATTTAATGATATAGGCTTTGTATTACGAAACATCTGAAGTCTACAAACAATCTGCAGCATAGTtgaaaaatctgcagatttgcTGATAAATTTGGAAATCTGGCATCTTATTTTCATTCCCCAcctgaaattcatccaaatggtgaaaAAATATGGGGAAATGAGGCAAGATAGATCATATGGGGTGAAATGAGCAGTTCgcagattttttgattttttcaatagttagaggctcTTAAACATCGCGGCAATATGAAATTTCGACTCAGGGATAAAAGAGGAAGCATTTcagcaaataaaattttttgacaagAAACCTCTATTTGCTCTgttcgtactcttcaacccgtaactccacaaccggaagtccgatcaataACAGAAATCAATACTATCTTCCTAGTCCCTTCGAAGCAGGGTAATGAGAAGTAGATTGGAGtgaagaacacgccagtttccgTGACTCCAAAGAGAACAAGATCCTCGCCATGAGACGGACGGGCCCAaaaggcagacgctcgaggatgctgttgctgttgccgaAGAAAAAGACGACACCCAACAGGGAGAAaactggagtaccgttgtaggtcgaaAGGTGaaacagagaacagacgtccatctttagcattcaacttgtgtcaAATCTctgtttcgaaggtagttgggatatccaaaccaggtgcgctactgtcgtcgtgttttttgtggctgagttcgacagaattgacagcggttattcctctacccagtcaaactagtccggaacaggttcggacttccagcatgaattccaactcaaatgcatcaaccgatagagtcggaatcggttgttttctttgagcaagattccatactgaatccattcagggttgcgaaccggttccggaatggatttgacggatagttgggataggttggtgtggcggcgctagtgtttgtcgtattttaattcaaatgtttacacacgttttgcctttctcatataaagaaaggctatgcaatcactgtaaaaatcgactttttaaccgaggcccggagggccgagtgtcatacaccattcgattcagttcttcgagatcggcaaatgtctgtgtgtgtatgtgtgtgtgtcatttaagctcacaattttctcagagatggcttaaccgattttcgcaaacttagtttcatctgaaaggtataacgctcccataagctgctatggaatttttagttgatccggagttacgggttaaagagtgcggtcacatagcaaattcccatataaactggtaccaccatgatgttcaaataatgtaaaacatattaaaattgatgtaacattactctagtttgcgggtctggatcactaatgatcaatcaaagcagctttgaccacattggccacctatgacggttcatgacgcccccggggaacccgccaagttcctaagc carries:
- the LOC131693735 gene encoding zinc finger protein 728-like isoform X2 → MIMEQQNTTSNEENKLEEPGDTKTSIPLKVSSYNMTMEKQNPKSDEEIKLEEPIEFNTSTPLKVEEIEINTLTEQESGQSISDVTCYICESCGREFPSIFLLNQHRLNHPYICDFCGREYRSFELIRDHMKYHRQRSKKCDACGKAFPTIGQLNKHKKIHIATKPYNSFPGPYICDLCGKRYRKLNQIRVHMQSHKEKSQKCDVCGKAFVAVSHLLIHKKFHSNDRPHICNVCGKAFYIRSTLNRHTVTHSSEKQMKCKVCDKLFATSWNFAIQNGIDMNTNEFSDCSKHGTLRLISTECDICGKEYRKLKDLNVHKKSHNVRSHKCDVCEKAFTSIGPLNQHKKIHSNEKLYVCELCGKRFRIQRLLTAHTLIHTNEKPFKCEVCEKSFYMQYQLKSHKRVHTEQLKYECEVCGKNFAFSHGLENHWTIHTDEKPYACEICGKKFRLKTSLKNHMYTHSKEKPHKCDVCGKGFGLKNDLKIHMYIHTNQKPFKCEVCGAEFRLKIVLKRHMNVHAYPNPHKNEVCGKEFRENQVLQTHIRNGHTNKTPPKCDVCGKEFRDNSALKRHTIVHTKEKPYKCDVCGKKFRDKYFLKTHLYIHTNDEPHHCEVCGKKFCRGYLLKSHMYVHTNEKPFKCHVCGKEYRVKRSLKKHSCSNNRKEEQM
- the LOC131693735 gene encoding zinc finger protein 728-like isoform X4 — translated: MTMEKQNPKSDEEIKLEEPIEFNTSTPLKVEEIEINTLTEQESGQSISDVTCYICESCGREFPSIFLLNQHRLNHPYICDFCGREYRSFELIRDHMKYHRQRSKKCDACGKAFPTIGQLNKHKKIHIATKPYNSFPGPYICDLCGKRYRKLNQIRVHMQSHKEKSQKCDVCGKAFVAVSHLLIHKKFHSNDRPHICNVCGKAFYIRSTLNRHTVTHSSEKQMKCKVCDKLFATSWNFAIQNGIDMNTNEFSDCSKHGTLRLISTECDICGKEYRKLKDLNVHKKSHNVRSHKCDVCEKAFTSIGPLNQHKKIHSNEKLYVCELCGKRFRIQRLLTAHTLIHTNEKPFKCEVCEKSFYMQYQLKSHKRVHTEQLKYECEVCGKNFAFSHGLENHWTIHTDEKPYACEICGKKFRLKTSLKNHMYTHSKEKPHKCDVCGKGFGLKNDLKIHMYIHTNQKPFKCEVCGAEFRLKIVLKRHMNVHAYPNPHKNEVCGKEFRENQVLQTHIRNGHTNKTPPKCDVCGKEFRDNSALKRHTIVHTKEKPYKCDVCGKKFRDKYFLKTHLYIHTNDEPHHCEVCGKKFCRGYLLKSHMYVHTNEKPFKCHVCGKEYRVKRSLKKHSCSNNRKEEQM
- the LOC131693735 gene encoding zinc finger protein 728-like isoform X3, coding for MTMEKQNPKSDEEIKLEEPIEFNTSTPLKVEEIEIKLEEPVEFNTSIPLKVEEIEINTLTEQESGQSISDVTCYICESCGREFPSIFLLNQHRLNHPYICDFCGREYRSFELIRDHMKYHRQRSKKCDACGKAFPTIGQLNKHKKIHIATKPYNSFPGPYICDLCGKRYRKLNQIRVHMQSHKEKSQKCDVCGKAFVAVSHLLIHKKFHSNDRPHICNVCGKAFYIRSTLNRHTVTHSSEKQMKCKVCDKLFATSWNFAIQNGIDMNTNEFSDCSKHGTLRLISTECDICGKEYRKLKDLNVHKKSHNVRSHKCDVCEKAFTSIGPLNQHKKIHSNEKLYVCELCGKRFRIQRLLTAHTLIHTNEKPFKCEVCEKSFYMQYQLKSHKRVHTEQLKYECEVCGKNFAFSHGLENHWTIHTDEKPYACEICGKKFRLKTSLKNHMYTHSKEKPHKCDVCGKGFGLKNDLKIHMYIHTNQKPFKCEVCGAEFRLKIVLKRHMNVHAYPNPHKNEVCGKEFRENQVLQTHIRNGHTNKTPPKCDVCGKEFRDNSALKRHTIVHTKEKPYKCDVCGKKFRDKYFLKTHLYIHTNDEPHHCEVCGKKFCRGYLLKSHMYVHTNEKPFKCHVCGKEYRVKRSLKKHSCSNNRKEEQM
- the LOC131693735 gene encoding zinc finger protein 728-like isoform X1, which produces MIMEQQNTTSNEENKLEEPGDTKTSIPLKVSSYNMTMEKQNPKSDEEIKLEEPIEFNTSTPLKVEEIEIKLEEPVEFNTSIPLKVEEIEINTLTEQESGQSISDVTCYICESCGREFPSIFLLNQHRLNHPYICDFCGREYRSFELIRDHMKYHRQRSKKCDACGKAFPTIGQLNKHKKIHIATKPYNSFPGPYICDLCGKRYRKLNQIRVHMQSHKEKSQKCDVCGKAFVAVSHLLIHKKFHSNDRPHICNVCGKAFYIRSTLNRHTVTHSSEKQMKCKVCDKLFATSWNFAIQNGIDMNTNEFSDCSKHGTLRLISTECDICGKEYRKLKDLNVHKKSHNVRSHKCDVCEKAFTSIGPLNQHKKIHSNEKLYVCELCGKRFRIQRLLTAHTLIHTNEKPFKCEVCEKSFYMQYQLKSHKRVHTEQLKYECEVCGKNFAFSHGLENHWTIHTDEKPYACEICGKKFRLKTSLKNHMYTHSKEKPHKCDVCGKGFGLKNDLKIHMYIHTNQKPFKCEVCGAEFRLKIVLKRHMNVHAYPNPHKNEVCGKEFRENQVLQTHIRNGHTNKTPPKCDVCGKEFRDNSALKRHTIVHTKEKPYKCDVCGKKFRDKYFLKTHLYIHTNDEPHHCEVCGKKFCRGYLLKSHMYVHTNEKPFKCHVCGKEYRVKRSLKKHSCSNNRKEEQM
- the LOC131693741 gene encoding early growth response protein 2-like — protein: MRYRSRTLCGRAFSKSSNLTVHMRRHTGERLHKCDFCDKSFPRSLDLQYYHRTHTGKKPYICKVCGAGFTRSHKLIVHMRTHTGDIPYKCTYCDRERKFSASRTQIRR